A portion of the Cryptomeria japonica chromosome 5, Sugi_1.0, whole genome shotgun sequence genome contains these proteins:
- the LOC131875771 gene encoding uncharacterized protein LOC131875771 gives MATGSSAVLALVTLMVLTAQTSEALVFVFSNHIQGTADSNRFYQEIGQCRAFEIMDSSTIFIWDTFQQQSTADRKNVDKVTFIVKSMDDVVYMSGDEIHLSADYVGNYGGDVKAEIRGGFLP, from the coding sequence ATGGCTACTGGCTCTTCTGCAGTGTTGGCATTGGTAACCCTGATGGTATTAACAGCCCAAACCAGTGAAGCACTGGTTTTCGTATTTTCTAATCACATACAAGGAACCGCCGACAGCAACAGATTTTATCAAGAGATCGGCCAGTGCCGAGCCTTTGAAATTATGGACTCCTCTACTATATTTATCTGGGATACCTTCCAACAGCAATCGACTGCAGATAGGAAGAATGTGGACAAGGTTACTTTTATCGTGAAAAGCATGGACGACGTTGTGTATATGAGTGGAGACGAAATTCACCTAAGTGCAGATTATGTGGGCAACTACGGAGGGGACGTGAAGGCAGAAATTAGAGGAGGTTTTTTACCATGA
- the LOC131072711 gene encoding uncharacterized protein LOC131072711: MTSRPSAVLGLIALAAILLGQATEAVDFEFSNNAQGTTGGNRFDQEIGQSGALEIMDSSTKFIWDTFQQQSAADRKNVVNVTLIIESMEGVAYTSADEIHLSADYVGNYGGDVMAEIRGVLYHEMTHVWQWNGQGKAPGGLIEGIADYVRLTAGLAPSNWVKPGSGDKWDQGYDVTTYFLQYCDSISSGFVANINAKMASGWDLGFFIELTGKSVDQIWSDYKNTKYASSAKIVTVSVFLVIVIKE, encoded by the coding sequence ATGACCAGTCGCCCTAGTGCAGTGCTGGGGTTGATAGCACTGGCGGCGATATTACTGGGCCAAGCTACGGAAGCGGTGGATTTCGAATTCTCTAATAATGCCCAGGGAACCACCGGTGGCAACAGATTCGATCAAGAGATCGGCCAGAGCGGAGCCCTTGAAATTATGGACTCCTCCACCAAATTCATCTGGGATACCTTCCAACAGCAATCGGCTGCAGACAGAAAGAATGTGGTAAACGTTACTCTCATCATCGAAAGCATGGAAGGCGTTGCGTATACAAGTGCGGACGAAATTCACCTGAGTGCAGATTATGTAGGTAACTACGGAGGGGACGTGATGGCAGAAATTAGAGGAGTTTTGTACCACGAAATGACACACGTGTGGCAATGGAACGGGCAGGGAAAAGCCCCCGGTGGGCTCATTGAAGGCATTGCAGACTATGTGCGCCTCACTGCAGGGTTGGCTCCTTCCAACTGGGTTAAGCCAGGCAGTGGAGACAAATGGGACCAGGGTTATGATGTTACTACCTACTTCTTGCAGTATTGTGACAGTATTAGCTCTGGATTTGTTGCCAACATAAATGCTAAAATGGCTTCCGGATGGGACTTGGGGTTCTTTATTGAGCTCACTGGCAAATCTGTTGACCAGATTTGGAGTGACTACAAGAATACCAAATATGCTTCTTCCGCTAAGATTGTAACCGTAAGTGTTTTCTTAGTTATTGTAATTAAAGAATAA